One region of Purpureocillium takamizusanense chromosome 4, complete sequence genomic DNA includes:
- a CDS encoding uncharacterized protein (TransMembrane:1 (i280-305o)~EggNog:ENOG503P3IU): protein MSFGISLPAWNKAVESINPETHASFANLPWYPWWVRRQIRDQPPRLRLALPNGGCASGWDWDTHLLPLWNKVQELILVSGLRTIDDIVNALIDIDLISANGSYEAMQSAKDIVFSILGWQTMLYKPNFLDGPSGDFTIVDEMQGHHGDSHVRSSQISLASKRDLPNFLLGFGMMLPPRDYCAFGDTDDEKQLFHKTKAIMAKNLNAHVLSKVCGLSLKWVDSVSCHLELDKISGTLFLFRYPSFCISNLQARESREWHRMSSIYGCAVEAFGHVPWANEEDITELLQEILLSYRLLFGQSRRSRSLFRRLRPFARVPQEEHDRVLSLICGKKRFRSSITMTEREEYVLASDFPHLRSRMVRLNTYATSKKPHSIRQLWRDKRDSTAWLAFWSVLVFGSMSIVLGVIQTVLQIMQYVLTLQQAKTSSDRMSSRDGT, encoded by the exons ATG TCATTCG GTATATCGTTGCCGGCATGGAACAAAGCAGTAGAGTCCATCAACCCAGAAACGCATGCGTCATTTGCCAATCTTCCTTGGTACCCTTGGTGGGTGAGACGACAAATTCGCGACCAGCCTCCGCGTCTGCGGTTGGCCTTGCCAAATGGGGGATGCGCCTCGGGTTGGGACTGGGACACGCACCTCCTTCCTTTATGGAACAAGGTTCAGGAGCTCATCCTGGTCTCGGGGCTGAGAACCATCGACGACATTGTGAACGCACTGATAGATATCGATTTGATATCGGCGAATGGCAGCTATGAAGCTATGCAGTCAGCCAAGGATATTGTGTTCTCGATTCTGGGCTGGCAGACGATGCTCTATAAGCCCAATTTTCTTGACGGTCCCTCTGGGGATTTCACCATTGTCGATGAGATGCAAGGGCATCACGGCGATTCTCATGTGCGTTCAAGCCAAATTTCTCTCGCAAGTAAACGCGACCTACCCAACTTTCTTCTCGGTTTCGGCATGATGCTCCCGCCCCGGGACTACTGTGCCTTCGGGGATACCGACGATGAGAAACAGCTCTTCCACAAGACGAAGGCAATCATGGCCAAAAATCTCAATGCACATGTTCTGTCCAAGGTTTGCGGTCTCAGCTTGAAGTGGGTCGACTCGGTTTCCTGTCACTTGGAACTGGATAAGATTTCTGGcactctcttcctcttccgATATCCATCATTTTGCATCTCAAATCTTCAAGCTCGCGAATCAAGGGAGTGGCACCGAATGAGCTCCATCTATGGCTGCGCTGTAGAAGCGTTTGGTCATGTCCCTTGGGCCAATGAGGAGGACATTACTGAGCTACTGCAGGAGATTCTGCTCTCCTACCGCCTCCTATTCGGTCAAAGCCGGCGGTCGAGAAGTCTTTTCCGCCGATTGCGACCGTTCGCCCGCGTACCCCAAGAAGAGCACGACCGTGTTCTATCTCTTATTTGCGGTAAGAAGCGGTTCAGGTCCTCCATCACGATGACGGAGCGAGAGGAGTATGTTTTGGCCAGTGACTTCCCGCACCTTCGAAGTAGGATGGTCCGATTGAACACCTACGCCACAAGCAAGAAGCCACACTCCATTCGCCAGTTATGGCGGGACAAGAGAGATTCTACCGCTTGGCTCGCATTCTGGAGTGTTTTGGTGTTTGGTTCCATGAGCATTGTCTTGGGGGTTATCCAAACAGTGCTACAAATTATGCAGTACGTTCTCACACTGCAGCAGGCAAAAACTTCAAGCGATCGAATGTCAAGTCGTGACGGTACCTAA
- a CDS encoding uncharacterized protein (TransMembrane:1 (o392-412i)~EggNog:ENOG503P3IU) — MQSAKDIVFSILGWQTMLYKPNFLDGPSGDFTIVDEMQGHHGDSHVRSSQISLASKRDLPNFLLGFGMMLPPRDYCAFGDTDDEKQLFHKTKAIMAKNLNAHVLSKVCGLSLKWVDSVSCHLELDKISGTLFLFRYPSFCISNLQARESREWHRMSSIYGCAVEAFGHVPWANEEDITELLQEILLSYRLLFGQSRRSRSLFRRLRPFARVPQEEHDRVLSLICGKKRFRSSITMTEREEYVLASDFPHLRSRMVRLNTYATSKKPHSIRQLWRDKRDSTAWLAFWSVLVFGSMSIVLGVIQTVLQIMQYVLTLQQAKTSSDRMSSRDGT; from the coding sequence ATGCAGTCAGCCAAGGATATTGTGTTCTCGATTCTGGGCTGGCAGACGATGCTCTATAAGCCCAATTTTCTTGACGGTCCCTCTGGGGATTTCACCATTGTCGATGAGATGCAAGGGCATCACGGCGATTCTCATGTGCGTTCAAGCCAAATTTCTCTCGCAAGTAAACGCGACCTACCCAACTTTCTTCTCGGTTTCGGCATGATGCTCCCGCCCCGGGACTACTGTGCCTTCGGGGATACCGACGATGAGAAACAGCTCTTCCACAAGACGAAGGCAATCATGGCCAAAAATCTCAATGCACATGTTCTGTCCAAGGTTTGCGGTCTCAGCTTGAAGTGGGTCGACTCGGTTTCCTGTCACTTGGAACTGGATAAGATTTCTGGcactctcttcctcttccgATATCCATCATTTTGCATCTCAAATCTTCAAGCTCGCGAATCAAGGGAGTGGCACCGAATGAGCTCCATCTATGGCTGCGCTGTAGAAGCGTTTGGTCATGTCCCTTGGGCCAATGAGGAGGACATTACTGAGCTACTGCAGGAGATTCTGCTCTCCTACCGCCTCCTATTCGGTCAAAGCCGGCGGTCGAGAAGTCTTTTCCGCCGATTGCGACCGTTCGCCCGCGTACCCCAAGAAGAGCACGACCGTGTTCTATCTCTTATTTGCGGTAAGAAGCGGTTCAGGTCCTCCATCACGATGACGGAGCGAGAGGAGTATGTTTTGGCCAGTGACTTCCCGCACCTTCGAAGTAGGATGGTCCGATTGAACACCTACGCCACAAGCAAGAAGCCACACTCCATTCGCCAGTTATGGCGGGACAAGAGAGATTCTACCGCTTGGCTCGCATTCTGGAGTGTTTTGGTGTTTGGTTCCATGAGCATTGTCTTGGGGGTTATCCAAACAGTGCTACAAATTATGCAGTACGTTCTCACACTGCAGCAGGCAAAAACTTCAAGCGATCGAATGTCAAGTCGTGACGGTACCTAA
- a CDS encoding uncharacterized protein (COG:S~EggNog:ENOG503P2CK) — protein sequence MLEELSLTLPRLQLYEQTLPPSRPLQQALLDVYCEIICFYARAIHFLRDNPHLILRKNAWQAFRSDFSRTIMRIKRMSSAVESEADLARMRKDGLQYKEVLELLTTMKAKQTEDAKQLRWNNIPNAINARFSGRDEILAAIDEAIGPESAAALFKSVALVGMGGVGKTQTAIQFAYRNLDKFDVIMWISADNAISIGQAFRTIAVGLHLLENEEEEANAAAATYKVKTWLATTKSTYLLVLDNADDIAALKLAWPGTVRGSVLLTTRDLTVAMPLVTKTISVSPLSVTDGSRMLLKAIEQESPSSDDEVHALAISEAFGGLPLALTQAGGFIKQRKLCLRDFLPLYKRHATKIDARKIPGSDYEHTLSTVWDVSLEKLNDTSVCLLNLLSFLDPDGIFEEVLMQGSQGICDEEFSFLSDEMNLGDASEELLKTSLINRTAESASLSMHRLLQSAIQGRLTKSESTRYIDLVVDLLCWGFPDHSSADIGHQIAAWSRCEKCLPHVNQLAHVAKAQGKRPGDPQRFARLLLRCGWYLYERELYTIAKEMAEQAVSAFVDKTSLEYASAIDLGGLIDLDLAQPFKALKPFKRALEIRKANLGPEDPFIAYSLNNIALAYCEMGELDLAMAAHEEAIRLRVKAQSDRIGNSYSNFSSLLLRMGRPDEAEQMLARCPSLKDFQDETFLSTGNPRFSGDMVLLSRIRLAQGRLVDALRLASKALAFRRQLLGNRLKTCDSQFDVASMLLKQGHESSAIQLLEEVVGISETFVEGEGQRARALYKLAKIYEDRGMPAECSAFREQAMALRASLRPDLEHAPFEEAEFAKLCLWMLW from the exons ATGTTGGAGGAGCTCAGTTTGACTCTACCGAGGCTACAACTGTACGAGCAGACGTTACCAccgagccgcccgctccaACAGGCCCTGTTAGACGTGTACTGCGAGATCATTTGCTTCTACGCTCGTGCCATTCACTTTCTTCGTGACAACCCCCATCTGATCCTTCGGAAGAATGCATGGCAAGCCTTTCGCAGCGATTTCTCCCGGACAATTATGCGGATAAAGCGCATGTCGTCTGCCGTCGAGAGCGAGGCCGACCTAGCGCGAATGCGCAAAGACGGGCTCCAGTACAAGGAAGTGCTGGAGCTCTTGACCACAATGAAAGCGAAGCAGACAGAGGACGCGAAGCAATTGCGCTGGAACAATATTCCAAATGCGATCAATGCCAGATTTAGTGGCCGCGATGAAATTCTTGCCGCAATTGACGAGGCCATCGGTCCGGAAAGCGCTGCCGCCTTGTTCAAATCGGTGGCCTTGGTCGGCATGGGAGGTGTCGGCAAAACACAGACCGCGATACAGTTCGCATATCGCAACCTGGACAAGTTTGACGTCATCATGTGGATTTCGGCTGATAATGCCATATCAATCGGGCAGGCCTTTCGCACAATTGCGGTCGGGCTCCATTTGCTCGAAaacgaagaggaggaagcgaatgctgctgccgcaACCTACAAGGTGAAGACATGGCTGGCCACAACGA AGTCTACATACCTTCTCGTGCTTGACAACGCGGACGATATTGCTGCCCTGAAACTAGCGTGGCCGGGGACTGTGCGTGGGTCGGTTCTCTTGACGACGCGAGACTTGACCGTTGCGATGCCACTAGTCACCAAGACTATTTCGGTCAGCCCTTTGAGCGTTACGGATGGGAGTCGTATGCTTTTAAAGGCTATTGAACAAGAAAGCCCCTCGTCAGACGATGAGGTACATGCTCTTGCAATTAGCGAAGCGTTTGGAGGGCTTCCCCTAGCCCTCACACAGGCTGGCGGGTTCATAAAGCAGAGAAAGCTATGTCTGCGAGACTTTCTACCACTCTACAAGCGCCATGCGACAAAAATTGACGCACGCAAGATTCCTGGGAGCGACTACGAGCATACTCTGAGCACCGTGTGGGATGTTTCCTTGGAGAAGCTCAACGATACATCCGTCTGCCTTCTGAACTTGCTCTCATTCCTTGACCCGGACGGCATTTTTGAGGAGGTCTTGATGCAGGGATCCCAAGGGATTTGCGACGAAGAGTTTTCTTTTCTATCCGACGAGATGAA CTTGGGCGATGCCTCCGAGGAGCTACTCAAAACTTCGCTCATCAACCGAACAGCCGAGTCGGCAAGTCTGTCGATGCATCGCCTTTTGCAGTCAGCAATCCAAGGAAGACTCACCAAGTCAGAAAGCACCAGGTACATCGATCTTGTAGTGGACTTGCTCTGCTGGGGATTCCCAGATCATTCGAGCGCAGACATTGGTCACCAGATAGCAGCATGGTCCCGGTGCGAGAAATGCTTGCCACACGTTAATCAACTGGCGCATGTTGCAAAAGCTCAGGGCAAGCGCCCGGGAGATCCTCAAAGATTCGCGCGTCTCCTGCTCCGGTGCGGCTG GTACCTCTACGAGAGAGAGCTGTATACCATTGCCAAGGAAATGGCAGAGCAGGCAGTTTCTGCCTTTGTAGACAAGACAAGCTTGGAATATGCCAGCGCCATCGACCTTGGCGGACTGATAGACCTGGATCTGGCACAGCCTTTCAAAGCTCTAAAGCCCTTTAAGCGGGCTCTGGAAATCCGAAAGGCCAATCTCGGGCCAGAGGATCCTTTCATTGCCTACAGTCTAAATAACATAGCCCTGGCGTACTGCGAGATGGGCGAGCTGGATCTCGCTATGGCAGCTCACGAAGAGGCAATCCGCTTACGGGTCAAGGCGCAGAGCGATAGGATTGGCAACTCGTACAGCAATTTTTCGAGTCTCCTACTTCGTATGGGTCGTCCAGACGAAGCTGAACAGATGCTTGCGAGGTGCCCATCCTTGAAGGACTTCCAGGACGAAACCTTCCTCAGCACTGGCAACCCTCGCTTCTCCGGCGATATGGTGTTACTTTCTCGCATTCGACTCGCCCAGGGACGACTAGTCGACGCTTTGAGGCTAGCTTCCAAGGCTTTGGCCTTTCGTCGGCAGCTGCTCGGCAACCGGCTCAAGACATGCGACTCGCAATTCGACGTGGCCTCCATGCTGCTGAAACAAGGCCACGAGAGCTCAGCTAT ACAACTActcgaggaggtggtgggcaTATCGGAAACATTtgtggagggggagggccaGCGGGCCCGTGCTTTATATAAGCTTGCGAAAATCTATGAAGACCGAGGCATGCCAGCAGAGTGCTCGGCTTTCCGGGAACAGGCAATGGCCTTGCGAGCGTCACTAAGACCGGATCTTGAACATGCGCCTTTCGAGGAAGCCGAGTTTGCCAAGTTATGTTTATGGATGCTATGGTAG